The following are encoded together in the Lathyrus oleraceus cultivar Zhongwan6 chromosome 3, CAAS_Psat_ZW6_1.0, whole genome shotgun sequence genome:
- the LOC127132290 gene encoding benzyl alcohol O-benzoyltransferase, translating to MSSSPLIFTVRRFQQELVLPASSTPREVKLLSDIDDQQGLRFNIPFIFVYRHEPSMEEKDPVKVLRNALSQTLVHYYPFAGRIKEGVGRKLMVDCTGEGVMFIEAEADVTLDQFGDSLHPPFPCFQELLYDVTGSELIIDRPIRLIQVTRLKCGGLILVINFNHTMSDGVGIKQFMDTWAEMARGAHQPSIQPIWRREILMARDPPCITCNHREYEQVLPPNNTIKEEDTTTILHQSFFFKPSDIAALRLLVPFQCTTFDIITACFWYCRTKALQLEPQDEVRMMVIVNARSRFNNNHSPQLVGYYGNFFAYPSTVTTAGKLCENSLGYAVELIRKVKTEVTEEYIQSVADLMVIKDRCLFTTVRSCIISDLTRAKFREVNFGWGEGVYGGVAKGGAGPFPGATYIVPHKNAKGEDCFMLPICLPSQVMKRFAKELDHILDNQS from the exons ATGTCTTCATCACCATTAATATTCACAGTGAGGAGGTTCCAACAAGAGTTGGTGCTTCCAGCTTCTTCAACTCCTCGAGAAGTTAAATTACTATCTGACATTGATGATCAACAAGGTTTGCGTTTCAATATCCCATTCATATTTGTCTATCGCCATGAACCATCAATGGAAGAGAAAGACCCTGTTAAAGTTCTGAGAAATGCACTCTCACAAACACTTGTTCATTACTATCCATTTGCGGGAAGGATTAAAGAAGGTGTTGGACGCAAGTTGATGGTTGATTGTACTGGTGAAGGTGTCATGTTCATTGAAGCTGAAGCTGATGTAACACTTGATCAATTTGGTGACTCACTCCATCCACCATTCCCTTGCTTCCAAGAACTTCTGTACGATGTTACTGGCTCAGAACTAATTATTGATCGTCCCATTCGACTCATACAA GTGACACGTCTCAAGTGTGGTGGCTTGATATTGGTAATAAATTTTAACCATACAATGAGCGATGGAGTTGGTATTAAACAGTTCATGGATACATGGGCAGAAATGGCTCGAGGAGCACATCAACCTTCCATTCAACCAATCTGGCGTAGAGAGATTCTCATGGCAAGAGATCCCCCATGCATTACGTGTAACCATCGTGAATATGAACAAGTACTTCCACCAAATAATACCATCAAGGAAGAAGATACTACAACCATACTCCATCAATCTTTCTTCTTTAAACCTTCAGACATAGCTGCACTTCGTCTCTTGGTTCCATTTCAATGTACCACATTTGATATTATCACTGCATGTTTTTGGTATTGTCGCACAAAAGCATTGCAGTTAGAGCCACAAGATGAAGTACGAATGATGGTCATCGTCAATGCACGTTCGAGGTTTAACAATAATCATTCCCCCCAACTTGTTGGATATTACGGTAACTTTTTTGCTTATCCATCAACTGTCACCACTGCAGGGAAACTTTGTGAAAACTCACTAGGATATGCAGTTGAGTTAATAAGGAAAGTAAAAACCGAAGTTACAGAGGAATACATACAGTCTGTAGCAGATCTTATGGTTATTAAGGATCGATGCTTATTTACAACCGTGAGATCATGTATTATTTCAGATTTGACTCGAGCTAAATTTAGAGAAGTGAATTTTGGATGGGGTGAAGGGGTGTATGGTGGAGTCGCAAAAGGTGGGGCTGGACCTTTTCCAGGTGCAACTTATATTGTTCCTCATAAGAACGCAAAAGGAGAAGATTGTTTCATGTTGCCAATTTGTTTGCCCTCTCAAGTAATGAAGAGGTTTGCTAAAGAGTTAGATCACATCCTTGATAATCAGAGTTAA